The Fervidobacterium pennivorans DNA segment AAGCCGACGCACGCGTCGGCTTTTTTAGTTTGGTATTCTAAACCGACAAGTGATGTGAAAACCGTTGTAGAACTTGGAAGTGGAACAGGGATAGTTGCTTTTGCACTTGCCAAACTGTATAATCTTACTGTTGAGGGAATAGAGATTCAGAGCGAACTTGTTGAACTTGCAAACCTCGGCGCAAAGTTAAATGGTATTGATGATAAGGTAAGGTTCAGAAATTTGGATGTTAGAGACGTGAAAGATATTTATAAACCAGAGACGTTTGATATGGTTGTGTCGAATTTTCCGTACCATTTATCAGGGAAAGGTAAGGAAAGCCCGAGTAAGATACGACGTTTGAGTCGCACTGCTGATTTAGAAACAATAAAGGGGTTTATACAGAGTGCTTCGTATTTGATAAGGAACCGTGGAACGTTTGTATTTGTCTTTTCCCCGAATATCTTAACGACGGTCTTGAGTTATCTAAGTGAAGTAAATCTCACAGTTCAAAGAATGTGCTTCTTACACGGGGCACCTGAAAAAGAGGCAAAATTGGTGGCTGTTAGAGGAAAGAAAAACGGTGGGCAAAATCTGATAGTTGACCCACCACAGTGGGGGGTGTAGTAAGATGGTAGAGCGATACGCACTTGAACCATTGAAAAGTTTATGGACCTTGAAAGCTCAGTATGAAAGATGGCTCGAAGTTGAACTTGCCGTGGTTGAAGCATACGAGCAAGTTGGTGTTGCACCAAAAGGAACATCTGAAGAAATCAGAAAGAAAGCAGTTATTGATGTGGATGACATATTAGCTACAGAGCAAGTGGTTGACCATGATGTTATTGCGTTTATAAAGTCCGTAACAAAAAATATGGGAGATGAAGCCAGGTACTTCCATTATGGGCTAACTTCGTCTGACGTTGTTGACACGGCTAATTCACTTGCACTTGTCCGGGCAACAGATATCATTTTGGAATCGATGGAAAAGCTAAGTGCGGTTCTATATGAGAAAGCCCTCCAATACAAAACGCTTCCTACGATTGGTAGAACACACGGTGTACATGCAGAGCCCACATCTTTTGGGTTGAAGTTTCTCTCGTGGTATGCGGAGCTTCTCAGAGATATTGAAAGACTGAAAAATGTTCGTGAAGAGATAGCTGTTGGAAAATTAAGTGGTGCTGTTGGCAATTACGCAAATATCTCTCCAGAAGTTGAAAGAATCGCACTGGAAAAGCTTGGATTAAAACCGACACCCGTTGCCACACAAGTTATCTCGCGTGATTACATAGCTCATTTGCTTGCAACATTTGCTCTAATTGCAGGCTTAATTGAGCGCATAGCAATTGAAATAAGGCATTTACAACGTACGGAAGTGCTTGAAGCTATGGAACCATTCAAGGAAGGACAGCGAGGTTCTTCAGCCATGCCTCATAAGAAAAATCCAATCCTTTGCGAACGATTGACGGGTATGGCGAGGTTGATGAGAAGCTACGCACAAGTCGCTTTTGAAAACATGGCACTCTGGCACGAAAGGGATATTTCCCACTCATCTGCAGAAAGATACATACTCCCGGATTCAACAATGACAATATACTATATGCTTGAAAAGGCAAGATACCTGATTGGAAACTTGAAGGTCTTTGAAGACAAAGTTAAAAAGAACATTGACATAACTCAGGGGTTGGTTTATTCTCAAAGAATACTACTTGCACTTGTAGAAGCTGGAATGAGTAGGGAAGAGGCTTACACACTTGTTCAAAAATACGCCTTGGAATGCTGGGAAACAGGAGAGTCATTTAAAGAGAGAGTTCGTTCCGATGAAAAAGTACGTCAGTTAATCACAGAAGAAAAGTTTGAAGAACTCTTTAGACCGGACTACTATCTTAGGAATATTGATAAAATCTATGAAAGGTTTGAAAAAAGTTAAAAAAGCGGGCTTTAAGCCCGCTTTCTCTTTTAAAAAAATTACATTGTTGCTTCTGTTGTCTCTGTTGCTTCTGTTGTTTCTGTTGTTTCTGTTGCTTCTGTTGTTGTTTCTGTTGTTATTTCTGTTGCTTCTGTTGTTGTCTCTGTTGTTGCTTCCATTGTCCCTTCTGTTGTTTCTGTTGTTTCTGTTGACTCAACCGTTGTGTTTGTTGCTTCTTCTGTTGCAGCTGCTTTGCTCTTGTTTGCTGCTACTGCCCAAATGATAGCTACTACGATGATAGCGATAACAATAAGTGTTACAGTCAAACCTTTTTTGGATGCCATAGCTCCAACCTCCTTTTAATAAGTTATGAAAAAATTACGCACTTCATTTTTTGTTTTCATGCTTATTATATCATTCTCAATGTAACTTTCAATGAGTAATTAGTGAAAAAAGTATGTTAAATTCACATTAAGTAAATCACTTTATCGACCGATATTATAATTGTGTTGTTTTACATCTTTTGAAAAAAGATCCTAAATCACCATTTTCGAAGTTTTTTTATTCGCTTTGCATACTAACGTATAAACGAGCATAACAAAGAGAAAACGAGCATGAAGGGGCTATAATTGCATGTCTTTGGTTATAGCAAATACCATACGCTTAGAAACGTTTGAACTCCGACAATAAAATTGTGTAAAATTAATAAAAGAGAGGTTTTGATTTAGCGAAAAGGCATCTTTAAAAGATAGTGTTAACTTGTAGTGATGAAAGAGTGTAAGTGTGAAAGAATGTGATTGATATTACCATTGTGCGTTTTCTAAAGATTCTTCACTACACAAAAGCCTTAGATTTACCACAAGAAGGGCATTTGGGATAAGGGAAAGGGAAGTTTCTGCGTTTGTGAGAATGGGAGAGTTTGAAAGAATGATGGCAGAGTTTGCAAAGGAATTGTTGGTTACCGTATTTGTCATGACCGTTTTTGTACAAGCTGGTGGAACCGCATTTGGGACAAGAGAGCATTGAGTTGTTCATATCGGGATACCTCCTTTGTCAAGAGATGGTTGGGGGGTGTCCCCTCTTTATAAGGATAATGCGGTTTTTGGAAAGTTTCAATACTTTTAGTTAACATTATCCTTTAAAATGGGAGTCAACTATGTAAAATTAAATTTTGAGTAGAAGACGAAAATGTATGATCGATGTTGAATTTCTCGCGCTTTTTCATCATAGCAAATATCGTCCTTAGCAATTTGTGCGCTACACTCATCATCGCTTTTTTGTATACTAACCCTTGCGCTCGTTTTCTTTGAAAATATGCTTTAAAATATTCGTTGTGTCTCACTACATTCACACTCATCAGCCAAATTATTCGTCTCAGGTGGGCATTGCCCCTTTTGGATATACGGCTTTCTCCTTTGTGTTTGCCTGATTCATCTACGCTTGGGTCAAGCCCACAATAGGCAATTAGTTTTTTGTATGTGCTAAATCTTGAAATATCGCCAACTTCGGCAAGAAAATACAGTGCGCTATTTTCACCAATTCCGTCAATTGACGTGAGTATTTCAACATCTTGATTAAGCGAAGCACATTTGCAATATTCTTTGAGCATCTCATCAAACTCATTAAGTTGCTGTTGTAAAAATCGAAGTTCCTTGATAGTTTGAATAAGAATCTTCTCTTTCACTGGCCAATACTGAGCGATGGAGTTGTTAGCAAGCTCTTTAAGAGTTTCTGGGGTAAGTTTTAACTTTCTACCGATTGTTTTTGAAAAGAAAACACGTAGAGAATCAATGGAGGCTTTTTGGATAGCTTTAGCAGAAGGGAAAGAAGAAAGCAAATCCAAGATAGCATCATTGTAGATGTTGGTCACTTTTTCAAGTTCAGGGAAGAGGAGAGAAAGAAGCTTTTCGATGTCGTTTTTGACTCTTGAGATTTGATGAGTGATGCTTTCCTTTTTCCTTGCAATATCCCGAAAATCTGAGTTGAGGAAAGAAGAAGTAGGAAGAATGTGATGGGTATAGAAGATGGTAAGAGCAATAGAGCGAGCATCGATTTTGTCAGTTTTAGTTTTCCTAAGCCCAACGGGAAGAGATTTGTTAACAAGCAAAGGATTAAGAACGACACAAGAGAAATCATTGAGAGAGAGGAAAGAAAGAAGGTTAAGATGGTAACAGCCAGTAGACTCCATAGCGATAAGGACAGAAGACTTAGGGAAAACGGAGAGCTTTTGAACAAAGGAGGAAAACCCTTGTTTGGACATATCGAAAGCAGATTCGAAGATGATAGAATTAGGATTTTGGATAGCACAGGCGTTGAACTTATGCTTGGAGATGTCAATACCGACAAAGATGGAGAAGTTTTGAGACATACTAAAACCTCCTTTCGATTGAATAGGTTAAAAGGCGAGGGCAGGGGCCTGCTGAACCAAACCTCCAGTGTGACGAGGGTTAAAAACCCAACCAACTTATCATGGTTAAAGGCAGGCGACAGACTCCTGTAATGGCTTGAAAGCCAAGGGACACTAAGTCGTCCTGCCCTGCCTATTTTTTGACTAAAATATTTATACCATACTTTTACGTAGGAGGGGATCATGATGAGAATAGTAACTTGGGGCTTTGGTGCTATGGGACGTGGCATCGCAAAGAATGTTATTGAAAGCAAGTTCATGAAACTAGTGGGAGTTATCGATAAAAACCCGGAATTCATAGGTAAAGACGTTGGTGAACTGCTTGGGCTTGGAAACTACGGTGTTCGTGTGAGAGATTCTATCGATGTCATTGAAGAAACAAACCCAGACCTTGTTGTTATTGCAACAAGTTCGTTTGTTAAAGACGTTCTACCACAAATAGAATACGCTGTCAAAAATCATGCAAACGTTATTACTATAGCTGAAGAAATGGCATTTCCGTTTGATTCACATCCGGAAGAATCCTTTTACATGGATAGCTTGGCAAAAAGATACGGAGTGACGATACTTGGAACCGGAGTCAATCCAGGATTTGTTCTCGACACGTTAATCATTGCTCTCACGGGAGTGTGCACAAGAGTTGACAAAATTGTTGCGAAAAGAATAAACGACTTATCACCATTTGGGAAGACGGTCATGGAGACACAAGGAGTTGGCACAACACCACAACAATTTGAAGAAGGGTTAAAGAAAGGTACGATAGTTGGTCACATTGGATTCCCACAGAGCATTGCGATGATAGCAAGAGCTTTGGGCTGGAACATTACAAAGATAGAGGAAGAAAGAAAACCTATCATCTCGAATGTTTACAGAGAAACCCCTGTTGTTAAAGTTGAACCTGGCATGGTTGCAGGTTGCAATCACTCGGCGAAAGCATACGTTGGAGACAAATGTGTCATTGAACTTTACCATCCGCAACAAATACATCCACACCTTGAAGGAGTCGAAACAGGAGACTACATAGAAATATATGGGGACATAAATATAAACCTTTCTATAAAACCAGAAATACCCGGAGGAAAAGCAACGATAGCAATTGCAACTAACATGATTCCAATAGTAATGAGCGCACAACCTGGTTTGAAATGTATGGCTGACTTGCCAGTACCTAGGTCTATTCTTTCGTTCACAAGATAACAACGGAGGTGAGCTCAGTGCTCGCTAACCTTGCCAAAAAAGGTGATTGGGTGCAAGTTCAGGTTACTATACTACATCCCTATGAACGTGCACCACAAGTGCCCGAGGACACTAAAAAAGTTCCACTCGAAATGAGGGTTAAGGGCTTTCTACAAGACGAGGTGGCAGAAATAGGAGCGACTGTTACCATAAAAACGATGACAGGGAGACTGGTTACAGGGAAACTTGTGGCTGTCAATCCAAAATACGAGCACGATTTCGGTGAACCTGTCCCGGAACTCATAACGATAGGTTTGGAGTTAAGGGAAATATTAGAGTCATCGGACGGTGATGACAAATGAGCCAAGATAGGTCTTATGCTGCAGTAATGGCAAGACGTGCCGAGATAATGCGAAAGGCTGTGGGTATAGATTACGAAAAATTTATCATCGAAGGTATCGCATTTGACTATGAAAAGATGATGGAAGAAGTTGGGTATTCCATTGAAGAAGTTAGAAAAATCCAAGCTGAGACATGCGTTGGAAACACACCTTTGGTAGAGCTTAAAAACATAAATAGGCTTATCAAAAAAATAGCTCCGAAAGGCAAAGGTGCAAGGATATTCTTGAAAGATGAAGCAACAAATCCATCCGGAAGTTTTAAAGATAGAAGAGCAGCGGTAAGTGTATACCACGCTCAAAAACTCGGCTATAAAGGAGTTATAGCAGCCACAAGTGGTAACTACGGTGCGGCTGTCGCTTCTCAAGCTGCGAAAAGAGGCCTAAAGTGCATAATAGTCCAAGAATGTTACGATAGCCAATGGAGAGGTCAACCTGAGATTCTTGAAAAAGGACGTGCATGCGAGGCATACGGTGCAGAGGTTATTCAACTAACGGTAGGACCTGAATTGTTTTACTACACTTTGGTATTGCTTGAAGAAACAGGTTACTTCAACGCATCACTTTACTCTCCTTACGCGATAGCAGGTATTGAAACCCTTGGGTATGAAATTGCTGAGCAGATGAAGGAATTAACAGGAAGATTTCCTGATGCCGTTGTTGTAACACATGCCGGTGGAGGGCTGCTAACAGGTACCGCACGGGGGCTAAAGAAAGCTGGAGCGACGCAAACGAAGGTCATTGGTGCAAGTGTCGATTTGAGAGGTCTGCATATGGCAAGTGACACGGATTTCAACAGAAAGTACTTTACAACCGGTCATACAGGATTTGGTATACCGTTTGCAGTATTCCCAGACAGGTCCGATGTGCCAAAGAATGCAGCAAGACCGCTCAGGTATATGGATAGATACGTACTTGTGACCCAAGGAGAGGTTTTCTATGTTACGGAAATGCTTGCTCAGCTTGAAGGGTTGCAAAGAGGACCGGCGGGCAACACATCACTCACAGCAGCGATAGCGCTTGCTCTCGAGATGGATGAAGACGAAACAATAGTGGTCAACGAGACAGAATACACAGGTGCTGGTAAATTGCCGTCAGCACAACTCACATTTGCGAAAAAGATGGGAATGATTGTAAAACGTGGAGACCCAATAAAAGAAGATGTTCCTGGGAAGGTCATAGCGATTCCGGAACATCCTTCTCAAATTGGTGTTATTGAATATCCTGTTGAAGAGATGAAAAAGAGCTATTTGAAAGAGCTTATCAAAAGAGAAAATAGAAGTGAATTTACTGAAACCGAAATGAAATTCCTTGAAGAAGATTTAAGAGCAACAAGAGAGGAAATAATCAAATGGATAGAAGAAGTCAAAAAGAGCTTATAAGGAAGAGCAAAGAGCTTGATGGGGAGGGAAACAGATGAAACCAAGACCAGATGATTTTGCAGAAAGGTCTAAACATCTTCAAAATATGACCGATGAAGAACTCAACGCTTACTTTTGGCATCTTGTCGAGAAAGTTGTTGATCCGCTTGTTGAACTTGCCAGAACACACACAAGTCCATCTATTGAAAGGTCGGTCTTGTTGAGGATGGGATTCAACAGTTTGGAAGCGAAAAAGCTTGTAGACATGATTTTCGAAAGAGGACTCCTTGGAAAGGGCGCCGGTCACATCGTCTGGAGAATAGCAAAAGAACACAACATCGATTACATAGAAGCGGGAAGAAGAATGATAAATGGAGAATACTGGGACGATGTTGACAGGATATTCAAAGGGGTGAAGAAGAATGGATAGACTCGATCCAAAAGTTCCAATCGACGTTGAAGAAATATTAAAAGACCTTGATAAATACCGTCCAAGAAGAAGAGGTTGGACATGGAGGAAGAAACTTCCTGAAGGAACAAAAGTTGATAGATACGAATATTACCAAATAAGCGAACCTTTGAAGAATAGCATTCCATTGCCAGCTGCGCACTATTTCAACAACATCGACCCACAACCGGACGTCGTTATCACTAGTGAAATCGCCTCTGGAAGGTTTGAAGATGACATCAGAAGAATGCGTATGGCAGCTTGGCACGGTGCAGATCATATAATGGTTATTAGAACCCTCGGTCAATCACACTTTGACGGGCTTATCGAAGGAACACCAGAAGGGGTTGGTGGAATACCCATCACAAGAAAGCAGGTAAGAGCGACAAGAAAAGCTTTAGATTTGATAGAAGATGAAGTGGGAAGACCTATAAACTTCCATAGCTACGTCTCTGGTGTTGCAGGTCCTGAGATTGCGGTATTGTTTGCTGAAGAAGGGGTCAACGGTGCCCACCAAGACCCACAATACAATATTCTCTACAGAGGTGTTAACCCTGTTAGGTCTTTTGTTGACGCAGCAGTTGCTAAGAAAATAATGGCATGGGCTAACATGTTGCAAATTGATGGTGCGCACAATGCAAACGCATCAGCAAAACTAGCATGGACCGTTATGCCTGAACTGCTTGTCCAACATGGTATCAACTGTATGTTCTCAGTAAAAGTTGGTATGCCAAAGGAAAATATCGCACTATCAACTGTTCCTCCAGTGATTGCACCGCTACCAGAGATGAGAATAGATTTGCCATACGCCGTAGCGCTTAGAGAACTCTTTAAAGGTTTCAAATTCAGAGCACAGATGAACACAAGATACATCGAATCAGACTTGTTTGATGCAACGAGAGTACACGTTCTGAATGCCGTACTTTCAAGGTTAACAAGCGCAGACTTACAATCAACAATTACCCCGGACGAAGGAAGAAATGTGCCATGGCATATAAACTCTATCAGAGGAATCGAAACAGCAAAGCATACTCTCCTTGCAATGGATGGTATAAAGAAATACGTAAAGATTGACCAAGAAGCAATTAGAGAAAAAGTCAGGGAACTGAAAATGAGAGCTATTCTAATGCTTGAAGAGATTCTTGAGATGGGTGGTTATTTTGAAGCACTCGAAGCTGGTATGTTCGTTGACAACGGGTACTATCCGGAAAGACTTGGTGATGGAATCGCACGAAAGAAAGACGGGGAAATTGCAGCTGGAACAGTTGTTCCAAGAGACCCAGATTATATGGCTCCGGTCTGTGAGCACTTTGGATACAATAACCTGCCTGAAGGTATAGAAAAACCATGCGACCTCATCGGCGGTTGCACATTCCATAAGCCAGAAAAGATACAATTCATTGATGAACTCGATGAAACAGACAACGTGAACCTCAGATTACAGCGTATAAAAGACATGAAAGCAAGAAACATTATCAAACCGGAAGTCGAATGGTACTCCGATGGATGGATTCAGATTGATATGACATTCGCACTACCAGAAGAATATGCAGAGGCAGCAGCACTTGCAGTTTGTGAAAAGCTCGGACTTGAGGACCCAACAATTATTGCAAAAACCGTGCTCCATCCTGCTGAAGGCACGTATGTTGAAGTCAAAGCGAAAGTTCCTTTTGAAATCAAGATAGATGAACTCAAACTGCCGAAAAAACCAGAAACTCTCCCAGAAGAAGAGATATTCGAATATGTTGCCAAACGACCGATAAAAGTCGTTGCAGCGACTGTCGGAGAAGACGAACATTCAGTTGGATTGAGGGAAATCCTTGATATCAAACATGGCGGTATTGAAAAATACGGAATAAAATACGTATACCTTGGCACGAGTGTTCCACCTGAAAAACTTATCGATGCTGCAATTGAAACAGGTGCAGATGCAATCCTTGCATCCATGATAATTACACACAACGATGTTCATATAAAGAACATGCGAAGACTCAACGAACTTGCGATAGAAAAAGGGATTAGAGAAAAAGTTCTAATCATTGTGGGCGGAACGCAGATAAACAACGACATGGCTGTAGAAAACGGTGTTGATGCTGGATTCGGGAGAGGTACAAAAGGTATCCATGTCGCTTCGTTTATCGTGAAAAAACTTAAAGAAAGGGAAGGAAACTAAAAATTAATGGGAACTCAAATCTATTCCAGGGGGGATTGGGATGTACGAGGTAACAGATTGGACGATTATACCACCTTTCAAAAACGAACCATATGTTGATTTTTCCGTTCCTGAGAATGAGCAAAAGATGAAAGAGGCTCTTGAAAAAGTCTACAAAGAGTTTGGTAAAGAATACGACATAGTCATCGGAGGTAAGCCGTATAAAACAGAGAAAAAGATTAAGTCAATTAACCCAAGCAAACCAGATGAAATTGTTGGTATTGTAAGCAGTGCAAATGAAGAACTTGCAGAAAAAGCACTAGAAGCAGCATGGGAAGCCTACAAAACATGGAGCAGAACACCTGCGCATGTAAGGGCAGAGTATCTACTCAAAGCTGCAAAAAGAATTAGAGAACGAAAGTTAGAATTCGATGCAATAATGGTATACGAGGTTGGTAAAAACTGGATAGAAGCGGATGCCGACACATCAGAAGCAATCGACTTTTTAGAATTCTACGCACGCGAGATGTTACGTTATGCATCGGAACAACCACTTGTCAGAATTCCGGGTGAATACAACGAACTAAGATACATACCACTTGGTGTTGGTATCATCATTCCACCTTGGAATTTCCCACTTGCAATACTTGTTGGGATGACAAGCGCAGCGATAGTCACAGGAAACACGGTTGTTTTAAAACCAGCAAGTGACAGCCCAGTTGTTGCGGCAAAATTCTTTGAAGTGCTCCAAGAGATAGGGCTACCAGACGGGGTTGTTAACTTCTTACCTGGCAGTGGTGCACTGGCTGGGGAGTTCTTGGTAAAACATCCGAAGACAAGATTCATTAGTTTCACTGGTTCAAAAGATGTTGGACTTCGCATCCATGAACTTGCAGCGAAACCACAACCTGGTCAGATTTGGATTAAACGAACGGTACTTGAAATGGGTGGAAAAGATGCCGTGATTGTTGACGAAACAGCAGATTTAGATGCAGCGGCAGAAGGAATCGTTGTCAGTGCATTCGGATTCCAAGGTCAAAAATGCAGCGCAGGTAGCAGAGCGATAATTGTTAAGGAGGTATACGACAAGGTAATTGAAAAGGTCTTAGAAAGGACATCTAAAATAACGATAGGAGATGTTAGATACAAAGAAAATTGGCTTGGTCCTGTTATAAACAAGAGTTCAATGGAGAAGATAATGGCTTACATCGAGGTTGGCAAGAAAGAAGGACAACTGATTTATGGTGGAAATGCAAGAGAAGACCTTGGTGGTTACTTCATCGAGCCAACAATATTCAAAGATGTTGCCTGGGATGCAAGGATTGCTCAAGAAGAAATCTTTGGGCCTGTGCTTGCGATAATCAAAGCGGAAGATTTCGACGACGCATTAAGGATCGCTAATTCGACAGAATACGGACTTACCGGTTCACTCTATTCAAGAGATAGAAAACGCATCGAAAGGGCAAAAGAGGAATTCCACGTTGGTAACTTGTACTTCAACCGAAAATGCACAGGAGCACTCGTTGGTGTCCATCCATTTGGCGGATTCAACATGTCCGGAACGGACAGTAAAGCGGGCGGAAGGGACTACCTTGGACTGTTCTTACAAGCAAAGGCGATAAGTGAAAAGATATAGCGCATTAACAAGAAATTGAACGTTTAAAGCTCGGCTGTTTCTTAAACACCAGCCGAACTTTTTTATAACTTTCTTTTGGAACTTTCCAAGATTTCGCTTACAAAATAAGATTTTTGTTAAAATAACAAAAAAGTGCGTTTCAAATTGCTTAGCGCACAACGTGTTGTGAGAAGGTTAAACAGTGGAATTACGACCAACGCTATTGTGAACGGAAAGGAAGTGGGCTGGTTGTACTGAATAAGAAAGAGCTTTACAAAGCCAGTATAACAGCTGATGCTAATTTATCAGAATGGACGATACACGATTTATTCAGTATCGATAAGAAATGTCGTTTCCTACTGAAATTAAACACATTATCATTATCATTATCATTTAAGAAATGGAAGAAATATACCAAAAATTAAAAAAAAACTGGTAAGTAGCAACCCTTTACCGGTTTTTTTAGATTTTCTGGACTAATATAGGAAAATTGAGCTTAAAAATATCTTAACATTACGATATAATAATAAGCTACGGTGAAATACCTCATTCCTCACGTTAACCACAAATTAAAGAAATAATGTAGACTTTTTCTAATTCGATAGTGTTAACTTGTAGTGATGAAAGAATGCAGTTGTGAAAGAATGAGATTACCATTGTGCATTTTCCAAAGATTCTTCACTACACAAAATCCTTGAATATATTTCGCTAAATTCTTCGTATTCTTCAGCCCTCGCTTGAGTCGGAAAAAGTCTTTCAGTAATGAAAACTTAGATTCACACATGTTTTTACCGAGCGGTACTACTACGTGATTGATATTTCTAAACAACAGCTTTACTGCACTTTCATATGCACCAAGTCCATCAGTAATAAGTTCAATGTTTTTAGGTTTTGAATTACCAAAGAACTTCTCGAGCAACACTTTGACTTGTCCCATATCACGATACTTTGAGACATGCCAACAAAGAATTAAGTTAGTTTCGTGATCAACTAATAGCCAAACATAGTACTTTTGTTCTTTGAACACAAGAACAGTTTCATCAGCATGAACTGAGAAAACATTTTCGATGGTAAATGTTGGAAAAAGTACAGAGAATAAAGTACACAATTTAATAACCCATTTGTATATGGTGACATGAGATACTTTGATATTAAGAGAATGAGCAAGAGAGCGATAAGACATATTGTGTTTCATATACAAAACGAAAGCTTTTAAGATGAAGTAGATAGGAAAACGGAAATATTTAAATTTCTCAGGAATAAAAGTGACTGGTTCGGGGAGGTTAAAAGGTACTCTATCTTTGGTATGACGGGTTCTACAACGGAAGACAACGAAAGAGCGACGGACTTTGTAAATTTGCATAGATTTACCACAAGAAGTGCATTTGGGATAAGGGAAAGAGAAGTTTTTGCGTTTGTGAGAATGGGAAAGTTTGAAAGAATGATGGCAGAGTTTGCAAAGGAATTGTTGGTTACCGTATTTGTCATGACCGTTTTTGTACAAGCTGGTAGAACCGCATTTAGGACAAGAGAGCGTTGAGTTGTTCATACCGGGATACCTCCTTTTTCAAGAGATGGTTGGGGGGTGTCCCCTCTTTAAAGGATAATGCGGTTTTTGGAAAGTTTCAATACTTTTAGTTAACATTATCTTTGAAATTTCGGAGGTGGTATAGGTGAAGAGGGTTTATATTGCATTTATTGTTATTTTGACATTGGTTTTGATTTTTGTCGTAACAAGCTGTGTTCCACAACATCCATCGCTTGTGTCAGTTAGAAGCATCTATGATGCAAAGCTGAAGATTTTAAACTCAGCAGGTCCGGTATCGCTTGATAAAGTTGAAGGAACGATTATTTACGTCTCAGGAAGTGATGCAATTATTCACGATGGACAAACCGGTATCTATGTTTACAAAGCGGGA contains these protein-coding regions:
- the oraE gene encoding D-ornithine 4,5-aminomutase subunit OraE — encoded protein: MDRLDPKVPIDVEEILKDLDKYRPRRRGWTWRKKLPEGTKVDRYEYYQISEPLKNSIPLPAAHYFNNIDPQPDVVITSEIASGRFEDDIRRMRMAAWHGADHIMVIRTLGQSHFDGLIEGTPEGVGGIPITRKQVRATRKALDLIEDEVGRPINFHSYVSGVAGPEIAVLFAEEGVNGAHQDPQYNILYRGVNPVRSFVDAAVAKKIMAWANMLQIDGAHNANASAKLAWTVMPELLVQHGINCMFSVKVGMPKENIALSTVPPVIAPLPEMRIDLPYAVALRELFKGFKFRAQMNTRYIESDLFDATRVHVLNAVLSRLTSADLQSTITPDEGRNVPWHINSIRGIETAKHTLLAMDGIKKYVKIDQEAIREKVRELKMRAILMLEEILEMGGYFEALEAGMFVDNGYYPERLGDGIARKKDGEIAAGTVVPRDPDYMAPVCEHFGYNNLPEGIEKPCDLIGGCTFHKPEKIQFIDELDETDNVNLRLQRIKDMKARNIIKPEVEWYSDGWIQIDMTFALPEEYAEAAALAVCEKLGLEDPTIIAKTVLHPAEGTYVEVKAKVPFEIKIDELKLPKKPETLPEEEIFEYVAKRPIKVVAATVGEDEHSVGLREILDIKHGGIEKYGIKYVYLGTSVPPEKLIDAAIETGADAILASMIITHNDVHIKNMRRLNELAIEKGIREKVLIIVGGTQINNDMAVENGVDAGFGRGTKGIHVASFIVKKLKEREGN
- the pruA gene encoding L-glutamate gamma-semialdehyde dehydrogenase, which gives rise to MYEVTDWTIIPPFKNEPYVDFSVPENEQKMKEALEKVYKEFGKEYDIVIGGKPYKTEKKIKSINPSKPDEIVGIVSSANEELAEKALEAAWEAYKTWSRTPAHVRAEYLLKAAKRIRERKLEFDAIMVYEVGKNWIEADADTSEAIDFLEFYAREMLRYASEQPLVRIPGEYNELRYIPLGVGIIIPPWNFPLAILVGMTSAAIVTGNTVVLKPASDSPVVAAKFFEVLQEIGLPDGVVNFLPGSGALAGEFLVKHPKTRFISFTGSKDVGLRIHELAAKPQPGQIWIKRTVLEMGGKDAVIVDETADLDAAAEGIVVSAFGFQGQKCSAGSRAIIVKEVYDKVIEKVLERTSKITIGDVRYKENWLGPVINKSSMEKIMAYIEVGKKEGQLIYGGNAREDLGGYFIEPTIFKDVAWDARIAQEEIFGPVLAIIKAEDFDDALRIANSTEYGLTGSLYSRDRKRIERAKEEFHVGNLYFNRKCTGALVGVHPFGGFNMSGTDSKAGGRDYLGLFLQAKAISEKI
- a CDS encoding DDE-type integrase/transposase/recombinase; the protein is MNNSTLSCPKCGSTSLYKNGHDKYGNQQFLCKLCHHSFKLSHSHKRKNFSFPYPKCTSCGKSMQIYKVRRSFVVFRCRTRHTKDRVPFNLPEPVTFIPEKFKYFRFPIYFILKAFVLYMKHNMSYRSLAHSLNIKVSHVTIYKWVIKLCTLFSVLFPTFTIENVFSVHADETVLVFKEQKYYVWLLVDHETNLILCWHVSKYRDMGQVKVLLEKFFGNSKPKNIELITDGLGAYESAVKLLFRNINHVVVPLGKNMCESKFSLLKDFFRLKRGLKNTKNLAKYIQGFCVVKNLWKMHNGNLILSQLHSFITTS